Sequence from the Fictibacillus arsenicus genome:
CTAAAAAGGAAAGTATAGAAAAATAAGTGAAAAACACCCCAGCGTCATAGGGATTCAATAATCTTATAGTGAGAATATTAAAAATGTATTGTGTGCCATACCCAATAACAACCATTAATATTCCTATAATAGAACCTTTCGCAAACTGGCCCCCGACTTTTCTAGAATCCGGACTCAATTCTTATTTCCTCCATGACTTTTTGAGATACCTCACTCATATTGGCACTTTTCATATTATATTTTTCTTTTAAATATAGAAATTGGTCTAGAATCTCTATTAAGTTATTAAGATTTTCCTCAACATTTTTTCCAAAGTTATGTGGGTGCCACCATATATGGTAAGCATTACCGTTTCTAGCGGCATACTCCATGTCCTTCTTTATACGGTTAACTTTATATTTTTCAAATGCTTTAAGACTCTTCGAATAAGGACGTAAGAAACGACTTGATGGTACATTTATGGGAATATTTTTAGTTACATTAGTCAATGAGAAGGTATTATGACCAAATAAGTTTAAATATGAATCTAAGAACCGCAAAATACGTTTAAGTTTATTATTTTTTTCAATCTCATTTTTAGCTTTGTAAATAAAATTAGGTTCGGTACCTCTATATGATGTTATTCCATAATTATTACAAATCTTAAGATATTCTTTATTAATTTGATTTCTCGGAAAGACTACACTTTTACATGTCAAACCATTCTCATTAAAAGTTTGGATAGTGGTTTCTATATCTTTAGTAAAAGAAAATTCGTTCTGTCCATCCTCTAAACAATAGAAATGTGAGAATGTATGAGATCCTATTTCCTGTGAAGGTGTTTTTTTTATTTTTTCAATTAGTGATCTTGAAAAATGAAGGGAGTTATTCATATTAATATTTTCAAAATTTTTATTGATATATATATAGGAATTATTCTCAGGATTAGAGTAGTTGGGTTTTTCAAATGGTAAACTCTTTTTTAAATCAATTAATCCATCGTAAAACAAAAAACCAACTATAGCCCAAGTTGCATGAATATCATATCTTTTAAAAATCTCTAGTATTTTAGGTATTGCTACATAAACCCCCTCTAAATTTTCTCTATATTCTTCAAGAGAAACTTTATCAAACATTCCCCAATAAAGTTCAAAATCGAGAGATATTATTAGCATGCCCTCTTTCTGACTTTTAACATCATTCATAATCTAAACTTCTCTCTTTCTTTTTTTAAAATCAACTTTCTATAATGAACAATACAAACCCAGCCTAAACCAAGTAAGAACCAATAGTGTCGCCAATGTAAGATATCTACCACTAAAGAGTTTACAAAGGTTCCTATTAAAACTACTAAAATCACCAGGGGAAGATTAAATTTATAATTTAATATTGATATCTTTATTAACTTAATAACCAAATAAAAAAATAAGCATAAATAAATTATTAAAGTAAAGATTCCTGTTTCAGCCGCAAGTCTTAATAACGTATTATGTGGTGATAGATTATAAGTAGAAATAAATTGACCCGGTCCAATTCCTGTAAATAAATGTTCACCTGTTACACTTAAAGCATGGGTTTGAGAATTTAATCTTTCTGAATCGTAATTTTGTAATTGAATTCTATTCATTAATTGATCAAAAACTTGAAGATTACTATTTATATTAAAAATATAAATAATAATTACGCTTAAAAAGAAGGTAACAGGGATAAGTTTAAGCAATAATTTTTTATTCTTGTATACTTTCATTAACATATAAAGTATAAAACTAATAAATAGATTAACCCAAGCAGCCCTAGACATAGCCAATGTAATAGCAATGAGGACTATTAAAATCGAGGTGAGTTTCAAAAGAAACTTTTTTTTAAATAAAAAATTCGATTTAATATCTTCAAGTAATAAAATAATGATAGGGATTAAAAACGGACTAAAAACATTAGGATCTTGAAAAAAACCACTGAGTCTAATATCAAATTTAATTACTTTATTAGAAAATGGAGTCTCGATTAAATAACTCACTAAAGATATAAAACTTGTTAGAACTCCACCATAAATATATCCTATTAATATTTTTTTAATATATTCGACTTCCTCTAGTACTACCCTAATCAGAATCATTGCTACTATGAGAAGGATGGTGATAGCGTTCCATATGAAACTAGCAAATTTATCTTCAGCCACCAAAACAGTAAAAATGCTAAGTAAGGCAAATACATATAATAAGAAAAAGATAAATTTATCTTCATTTACAAGTTGAAACTTTATATTATTGAGTAAAATAAAAGTTAATAAAAAAAGCACAATTACTTCAAATGCCGCTGGATCTTGCATTTGAAAAGATAAACTAAAAGAAAGAACAATTATAATTAAACTTTTCAAAATGAGTAAAGGTTGTGTGTTAGTAGTGTTTATGTTTTTAAAAATAGTGTTCTTCCTCTCTTTCTCTCAAATGAAAATTACCTAGCGCCATTTCCGGTTACTATCACATTAAAGGTTTTTATTAAAATGTGAAAATCTAAATAAAGTGAGACGTTATTAATATAAAATAAATCTAACTCTAATTTTTCTTTTGGATTAATTTCATATCCACCATTTACCTGAGCCCATCCAGTCAGTCCGGGTTTAACCTTTATCCTTTCATTAAAACCAGGTATTTCATTGTTAAATTGCTGTGTAAAAAACGGCCTTTCAGGTCTTGGTCCTATTAAACTCATTTCCCCTTTTAATATATTAATAAATTGAGGAATTTCATCTATTCTTGTTTTACGAATAAACATTCCTACTCGAGTAATTCGGGTATCATTTTTCTTTGCCCATTGTGGACCTTGTTCTTCAGCGTTTACAAACATAGATCTTAATTTATATATTAGAAATATCTCTCCATTTAAACCAACTCGTTCTTGGGTATAAAACACTGGTCCTCTTGATTCTATTTTTATTAAAATCGAAAAAAGAGCTAGAATAGGGAGGAAAAAAATAAGACCCAAAAAAGCTGCTATCCAGTCAAAGATAACTTTAATATTTTTGTAACCACATTTTTCATTTTTCTCTTTTTGATTAATTTCTTCTCTTATTTGTCTTTCAACAAATACCTGACTCAGTTCTTTTACTCCCATATTCGTTTTTCCCCCTAAAATCTATTAATAATTTTACTAAAAAAAGTTTGATTCATAATATTGTTAGGCTCTTCTTTCATAACCGAATCCCCAACGGTCAGAAGCCGTGCGTTTTCCTCGAAAAAGTATCTTAGATGAGTTCCATACTCTTTTTGAACTTGCTCATAAGCTTCTCTTAATGCAAATGGTCTTTTGACTGTGTCATGTGCATCGCTCGCGATAAAGTGTGTTAAATTACTTTCGATAATTTTTTGTGTAAAAGACTTAACTTTTCTTCCTGACCTGCCGATATAAGAGCTGGCGGTTACTTGAGTTAATGTGCCGTTTTTCACAAAATTAAAAAGAGCGTCTGGCTGCTCCATAAAATAGCTGTTGCGTTCCGGGTGAACGATAACCGGAGTTAAACCTTTTAGCTGCGAGTCAAAAAACAATCTTTCTGCATAGTTCGGCACATGATTCGCAGGGAATTCTACAAAAATGTAGTTCCCGTTGTTATTAACAGATAGCAACTCATCCTTGTCGTATGTTTCCAGCATTTCTCCAAAAAGTCTGATCTCCTGCCCTGACAAAACACATAGGGGTATATTCATGTCCTTTAATGTGCGATTGAGTTCTTCAGTTTTTGCTATGATCTCATTTTTAGTATTTATGAATCTTCTGTTGTAATGTGGGGTAGCTAAAATAGTTGATATACCGTTTTCTACCGCATTTTTAGCCATTTCAATGGACTCTTCCATACGAGCTGGTCCATCATCAAGGCCCGGTAGTATATGACAATGTATATCTATCATTCATTCACCCTCTTTCTTTAAAAGTTATTTCAGAAAGCAGGATATTTGAAGAAGTAGTGGATTTTAAAGAAGGACTTTTGCATTATTTTTACATCTAAAAGTATCCTACCATAGTTTGGTTAATGGTAAAACAGGGAGAATTTGTCGAATCTTGACTAATTCTCCTTTTTATTAGTAATAATAGTAATACTGTTCCTGCTTTTGATTTTTACCGTTCAGTACAACACCTAATAATCTGCTTTTCCCAACTTGAAGTAAATCTTTCGCTTTCTTTGCAGCATCTTGATCAGTTGATCCACTTCTAACTACTAAGATGGTACCGTCCGATAGATTCGTTAGAACTTGCGCATCCGTTACTGCAAGTACAGGCGGACTGTCGAATAGAATAATGTCGAATTCATTTTCAGCTTTTGCAACAAGCTCTTTCATGCTGTTAGACCCTAATAATTCTGATGGGTTTGGAGGTATTGGACCCGACGTCAGAATATGAAGATTTTCAACCGCCGTTTGTTGGATCACTTGTTCAATTTTTGACTGGCGTGATAAAACATTTGTCAGACCAGAAGTGTTTGGAAGACTGAATGTATTTGCGACTGTCGGTTTTCTTAAGTCTGCATCAATCAGCAAGACTTTTTTTCCTTGCTGTGCAAAAGCAATCGCAAGGTTAGCAACTGTTGTTGATTTCCCTTCACCAGGCTTTGGTGACGTGATGACAATCTTTTTTATGTCTTGATCGACACTTGCAAACTGTATATTTGTTCGAAGTGTTCTATATGATTCGAATACAGGAGATTTGCTGTTTAAGTCAGCTACTAACAATCTTTGATTATTTAGCTTTTTCTTACTCTTAAACATTAAGCGAACCTCCTTTTTCAAGCGCAGCTTCTTTTTTGTTTCTCTTTTTTTCGGGTTGGAACTCACTAATCGTTCCTAAAACCGGCAGCCCTAGAACGTTCTCGATATCTTGCTCGGTTTTAATTGTTGTATCCATATACTCTAGTAAGAAAGCTAGTCCTACTCCAGCCATTAACCCTACTACAAGTGCAATTGCAATGTTCAGTAATGGTTTCGGCTTAATCGGGCTAGGATCTTCGGCTAATTGTGCTTTTGAAAGAATACTTACATTATCTACGTTCATAATTGTAACGATTTCTTTCTTAAAGACATCTCCGATTGTGTTAGCTAATTGAACAGCCTGCGCAGGGTCTTTATCCTCAACCGAAACCTCTACTACTTGTGAATTTTCTTTTGAACTAACTGTGATCTGTTCGTTTATTTGGCCGACGGTAGTATCCAAATTCATTTGTGCAATAACTTTTTCTAAGATGACCGGACTTTTCATAATAACATTGTAAGTATTAATTAAGTCCAAGTTTGTCTGTACTTGATTTATATCAATTTGCTTATCTTCCTTTGATTGGTTTACCAGAAGCTGAGTTGAAGCTTGGTAGATGGGAGTCAGGAAATAAAAGCTGATTACTCCGGCAGTCACTGCTGCAATTACCGTTAAAGATATGATAAGCCATAGTCGTTTTCGTAATATAGCAAAAAGTTCTTTCAAGTTAATTGTCTCTTCCATGGGTTCCTCCATTACTTGATTTACAATAAATTATTATAGCACAAGTATTTACATATTAAAGGATAGACTTGAAAATTCTTATAGTTATTTTGCACATTTGTTACAATAGTCACGAAATCGTAATATAAAAACCTTTTTATCCCTAATTGTCAGAATGCTTAAAATTGTTATTCTTGTATAAAAAAACTTTTAATCAATATTAATTGCTTAATGTTTATCTCAGGTGGAAATTTTGATGACCCAGGTTTGTCCAATATATTACAACTAAAAAAACCGGCTAAAATGCCCGGTTTACTTTTTTCGTTTTGACCCTGTTAATTAGTTTTAATTCCTGCACCACATAAAGGAATCACAGTCTTCTCAACAGATGAACGATTATATTTTAAATAACCTGCATAGTTAGCAGCTGTTGTTGGTTCTACATAGAATCCTTTGCTAGCGAGTTCGACACGGGCATGAACGATCTCTTTCTCAGAAGTGGTGATGAACTCACCATTTGTTGCTTTGACTGCTTCTAGAATTTGTGCAGAACGGGCGGGTTTTGCAATGGCGATTCCTTCTGCCAAAGTCCCATTGTTCTTTACTTCAGCTACTCCTTGATTGGTAATAAACGCGCTGGCTAACGGTGCACAGTTTTCTGCTTGTACCGCGACGATTTTCGGCATTTTATTTGTTACTCCACTTTCCTTCAACTCCTTGAATCCGTAGTAAGCTCCTAATAACAACGTTCCATTGCCAACAGGGATTATGAGCGTATCCGGAACGAACTGCAGTTGTTCCCAAATTTCATAAGCATATGTTTTTGTGCCTTCATAGAAGAAAGGATTGTACACATGGCTCGCATAAAACGTTCCCTCTTTTGTTACTGCTTGTTGCGCGGCGGTGGCCACGTCTTCGCGGCTTCCTTTAATTGCCCGGATCATTGCGCCATGTGCTTGGATTTGAGCGATTTTTTTCGGAGACGTTGTATCACTGAGAAAAACATCACAAGTTATGCCAGCACGTTTTGCGTATGCGGCAATGGATGTTCCGGCGTTGCCGCTGCTATCTGCGATCACTTTCGTCACACCCAGTTCTTTTGCTTTTGCAATCAATACGGCTGCACCGCGATCTTTAAAAGATAAGGTTGGCATCATATAATCGAC
This genomic interval carries:
- a CDS encoding O-antigen ligase family protein, giving the protein MQDPAAFEVIVLFLLTFILLNNIKFQLVNEDKFIFFLLYVFALLSIFTVLVAEDKFASFIWNAITILLIVAMILIRVVLEEVEYIKKILIGYIYGGVLTSFISLVSYLIETPFSNKVIKFDIRLSGFFQDPNVFSPFLIPIIILLLEDIKSNFLFKKKFLLKLTSILIVLIAITLAMSRAAWVNLFISFILYMLMKVYKNKKLLLKLIPVTFFLSVIIIYIFNINSNLQVFDQLMNRIQLQNYDSERLNSQTHALSVTGEHLFTGIGPGQFISTYNLSPHNTLLRLAAETGIFTLIIYLCLFFYLVIKLIKISILNYKFNLPLVILVVLIGTFVNSLVVDILHWRHYWFLLGLGWVCIVHYRKLILKKEREKFRL
- a CDS encoding YveK family protein; the encoded protein is MEETINLKELFAILRKRLWLIISLTVIAAVTAGVISFYFLTPIYQASTQLLVNQSKEDKQIDINQVQTNLDLINTYNVIMKSPVILEKVIAQMNLDTTVGQINEQITVSSKENSQVVEVSVEDKDPAQAVQLANTIGDVFKKEIVTIMNVDNVSILSKAQLAEDPSPIKPKPLLNIAIALVVGLMAGVGLAFLLEYMDTTIKTEQDIENVLGLPVLGTISEFQPEKKRNKKEAALEKGGSLNV
- a CDS encoding CpsD/CapB family tyrosine-protein kinase, giving the protein MFKSKKKLNNQRLLVADLNSKSPVFESYRTLRTNIQFASVDQDIKKIVITSPKPGEGKSTTVANLAIAFAQQGKKVLLIDADLRKPTVANTFSLPNTSGLTNVLSRQSKIEQVIQQTAVENLHILTSGPIPPNPSELLGSNSMKELVAKAENEFDIILFDSPPVLAVTDAQVLTNLSDGTILVVRSGSTDQDAAKKAKDLLQVGKSRLLGVVLNGKNQKQEQYYYYY
- a CDS encoding exopolysaccharide biosynthesis polyprenyl glycosylphosphotransferase; its protein translation is MGVKELSQVFVERQIREEINQKEKNEKCGYKNIKVIFDWIAAFLGLIFFLPILALFSILIKIESRGPVFYTQERVGLNGEIFLIYKLRSMFVNAEEQGPQWAKKNDTRITRVGMFIRKTRIDEIPQFINILKGEMSLIGPRPERPFFTQQFNNEIPGFNERIKVKPGLTGWAQVNGGYEINPKEKLELDLFYINNVSLYLDFHILIKTFNVIVTGNGAR
- a CDS encoding tyrosine-protein phosphatase, encoding MIDIHCHILPGLDDGPARMEESIEMAKNAVENGISTILATPHYNRRFINTKNEIIAKTEELNRTLKDMNIPLCVLSGQEIRLFGEMLETYDKDELLSVNNNGNYIFVEFPANHVPNYAERLFFDSQLKGLTPVIVHPERNSYFMEQPDALFNFVKNGTLTQVTASSYIGRSGRKVKSFTQKIIESNLTHFIASDAHDTVKRPFALREAYEQVQKEYGTHLRYFFEENARLLTVGDSVMKEEPNNIMNQTFFSKIINRF
- a CDS encoding polysaccharide deacetylase family protein; this translates as MNDVKSQKEGMLIISLDFELYWGMFDKVSLEEYRENLEGVYVAIPKILEIFKRYDIHATWAIVGFLFYDGLIDLKKSLPFEKPNYSNPENNSYIYINKNFENINMNNSLHFSRSLIEKIKKTPSQEIGSHTFSHFYCLEDGQNEFSFTKDIETTIQTFNENGLTCKSVVFPRNQINKEYLKICNNYGITSYRGTEPNFIYKAKNEIEKNNKLKRILRFLDSYLNLFGHNTFSLTNVTKNIPINVPSSRFLRPYSKSLKAFEKYKVNRIKKDMEYAARNGNAYHIWWHPHNFGKNVEENLNNLIEILDQFLYLKEKYNMKSANMSEVSQKVMEEIRIESGF